The Miscanthus floridulus cultivar M001 chromosome 17, ASM1932011v1, whole genome shotgun sequence genome has a window encoding:
- the LOC136517287 gene encoding patellin-3-like produces MHIVGPRPSILETPRAPWLTLPASKASCSAHLTACSASPSLPVHLPLSGLSTNLSRSTSISRPKFPEPTPPRPVAFPSTRAVRFDRFDRSGMADETKPEAAAPAAEVAVTEAEKKAEEPAPVAVEKAVEAAAEEKAVEAAAEEKAVEAAEEKAAEADSEEEKKAEEAEEAAAGYEAAVIDGTGSFKEESNLVSELPDPERTALAQLKELVATALANGEFNLPPPPPPPAKKEEPAKEEAKEEAPAAKEDEPKVEEAAAEEPVNEEAKPEKPKTEAPAEAAVEEAKDEAPAPEEPMTEAPAPEEPKAEAAAEETKPAEPEPEEKTVAVAEEEATKTVEAIEETAAAASEPEAEAAPAPAAEPKEELIWGVPLVGEDERTDTVLLKFLRAREFKVKEALTMLKSAVLWRKRFGIEELLGADLGLPELENVVFYRGADREGHPVCYNVYGEFQDKELYEKAFGDEEKRERFLQWRIQLLERGIRELLDFSPSGICSMVQVTDLKNSPPMLGKHRAVTRQALALLQDNYPEFVAKKVFINVPWWYLAANKVMSPFLTQRTKSKIVFCSPGKSAETLFRYIAPEQVPVQFGGLYKEDDTEFSTSDAVTELTVKPSSKETIEIPATENSTIVWELRVLGWEVSYGAEFTPDAEGGYTVIVQKTRKVPAHEEPIMKGSFKVTEPGKVVLAVNNPASKKKKLLYRFKVKSTAESAA; encoded by the exons ATGCACATCGTTGGGCCCCGTCCCAGCATACTAGAGACGCCTCGTGCTCCCTGGCTCACGCTTCCAGCAAGCAAAGCAAGCTGTTCTGCGCACCTGACAGCCTGCTCTGCCTCTCCTTCGCTGCCAGTGCACCTCCCCCTCTCCGGCCTCTCTACAAATCTGTCCCGCTCCACGTCCATCTCGCGCCCCAAATTTCCCGAACCAACTCCGCCCCGCCCTGTCGCTTTCCCTTCCACACGCGCCGTTCGATTTGATCGCTTTGATCGATCAGGCATGGCCGACGAGACGAAGCCAGAAGCCGCCGCCCCCGCGGCCGAGGTGGCCGTGACGGAGGCCGAGAAGAAGGCAGAGGAGCCCGccccggtggcggtggagaaggccGTGGAGGCGGCGGCTGAAGAGAAGGCCGTGGAGGCAGCAGCTGAGGAGAAGGCCGTGGAGGCAGCTGAGGagaaggcggcggaggcggactctgaggaggagaagaaggcggAGGAGGCCGAGGAGGCCGCCGCGGGGTATGAAGCGGCGGTGATCGATGGCACCGGGTCGTTCAAGGAGGAGAGTAACCTGGTGTCCGAGCTCCCCGACCCTGAGCGCACGGCGCTCGCGCAGCTCAAGGAACTCGTCGCCACCGCGCTCGCCAACGGGGAGTTcaacctgccgccgccgccaccaccgccggccaAGAAAGAGGAGCCGGCCAAGGAGGAGGCGAAGGAAGAAGCTCCGGCGgccaaggaggatgagcccaaggttGAGGAGGCTGCCGCCGAAGAGCCCGTCAATGAGGAGGCCAAGCCTGAGAAGCCCAAAACCGAGGCGCCGGCGGAAGCAGCGGTCGAGGAGGCTAAGGACGAGGCTCCCGCGCCGGAAGAGCCCATGACTGAGGCTCCCGCGCCGGAGGAGCCCAAGGCAGAGGCGGCGGCCGAGGAGACCAAGCCAGCtgagccggagccggaggagaAGACGGTCGCGGTCGCCGAGGAGGAAGCCACCAAAACGGTGGAAGCCATTGAggagaccgccgccgccgcgtccgagCCTGAGGCGGaggccgcgccggcgccggcggccgagCCGAAGGAGGAGCTGATCTGGGGCGTGCCGCTGGTGGGCGAAGACGAGCGCACGGACACGGTGCTGCTCAAGTTCCTCCGCGCGCGCGAGTTCAAGGTGAAGGAGGCCCTGACGATGCTCAAGTCGGCGGTGCTGTGGCGCAAGCGCTTCGGCATCGAAGAGCTCCTGGGCGCCGACCTCGGCCTGCCGGAGCTGGAGAACGTGGTGTTCTACCGCGGCGCCGACCGCGAGGGCCACCCCGTCTGCTACAACGTCTACGGCGAGTTCCAGGACAAGGAGCTCTACGAGAAGGCCTTCGGCGACGAGGAGAAGCGGGAGCGCTTCCTCCAGTGGCGCATCCAGCTCCTCGAGCGCGGCATCCGGGAGCTGCTCGACTTCTCGCCCAGTGGCATCTGCTCCATGGTGCAGGTCACCGACCTCAAGAACTCGCCGCCCATGCTCGGCAAGCACCGCGCCGTCACACGCCAGGCTCTCGCCCTGCTCCAGGACAACTACCCCGAGTTCGTGGCCAAGAAG GTGTTCATCAATGTGCCGTGGTGGTACCTCGCGGCGAACAAAGTGATGAGCCCATTCCTGACCCAGCGCACCAAGAGCAAGATCGTCTTCTGCAGCCCTGGCAAGTCCGCGGAGACCCTCTTCAG ATACATCGCGCCAGAGCAAGTTCCGGTCCAATTCGGTGGCCTGTATAAGGAGGATGACACTGAGTTCTCCACCTCTGATGCTGTCACCGAGCTCACCGTGAAACCATCCTCCAAAGAAACCATTGAAATCCCAGCCACCGAG AACTCCACCATCGTGTGGGAGCTCCGCGTGCTGGGATGGGAGGTGAGCTACGGCGCGGAATTCACCCCCGACGCAGAGGGCGGCTACACCGTGATCGTGCAGAAGACGAGGAAGGTGCCGGCCCATGAGGAGCCGATCATGAAGGGGAGCTTCAAGGTCACCGAGCCCGGCAAGGTGGTGCTCGCCGTGAACAACCCGGCATCGAAGAAGAAGAAGCTGCTGTACCGGTTCAAGGTGAAGAGCACCGCCGAATCCGCCGCCTGA